A stretch of Gossypium hirsutum isolate 1008001.06 chromosome A06, Gossypium_hirsutum_v2.1, whole genome shotgun sequence DNA encodes these proteins:
- the LOC107944109 gene encoding uncharacterized protein: MRRRRLRDLSIVQNTPISKEENSEQQTVVGSSNVPETLDEPEEFQTESGGMRRVRGRTLLRDLYDLDLVERVKVIRNTHGQPVGSEARLLAGYLGILARNANMLPINYESWHHMPDSNENQALANIKERFALEVSDDYIKKALGKRWRDNKSTLKK, encoded by the exons atgcgtagaagaagattacgagatttaagtattgtccagaatactccaatTTCGAAAGAAGaaaatagtgaacagcagacagttgttggatcttcgaatgtgccggagacacttgatgagcctgaagaatttcaaa ctgaaagtggtgggatgcgtagagttcgaggacgtacgctgCTTAGAGATTTATATGACTTAGATCTTGTCGAGCGTGTTAAAGTAATTAGAAAtactcatggtcagcctgttggatctgaagctcgacttttagcaggctatttgggcattttagcacgaaatgcaaatatgttgcccatcaactacgaatcatggcatcacatgcctgatagtaACGAAAATCAAGctctcgctaatattaag gagagatttgctttagaagtctccgatgattatatcaagaaggcattaggtaaaagatggagagacaataaaagcactttaaagaaataa